A genomic segment from Halorubrum depositum encodes:
- a CDS encoding DUF6653 family protein — MPRIDSLRDAFWKRHSNPKSGWSRVLVLPALLAAVYHRNGRLAAVAVVFTVINPVLFSPVEDDDAWMTRVVLAERWWTERGNGTLTLSYPGFLNLLNVPITAYAFLAASREEPARTALAGAVSMGLKFWYVGALVRRYEAATERGVDDRTTDE, encoded by the coding sequence ATGCCTCGCATCGACTCGCTCAGGGACGCCTTCTGGAAACGGCACTCGAACCCCAAGAGCGGCTGGAGCCGCGTCCTCGTGCTTCCCGCCCTCCTCGCGGCCGTGTATCACCGGAACGGGCGGCTCGCGGCCGTCGCCGTCGTCTTCACCGTGATTAACCCGGTGCTGTTCTCCCCCGTCGAAGACGACGACGCGTGGATGACCCGGGTCGTCCTCGCCGAACGCTGGTGGACCGAACGGGGGAACGGTACTCTCACCCTCTCGTACCCCGGCTTTCTCAACCTCCTCAACGTCCCGATAACGGCGTACGCGTTCCTCGCCGCGTCCCGCGAAGAGCCCGCGCGGACGGCGCTCGCCGGTGCGGTCTCCATGGGACTGAAGTTCTGGTACGTCGGCGCTCTGGTGCGTCGCTACGAGGCGGCCACTGAGAGAGGCGTCGACGATCGCACGACCGACGAGTAG
- the dhaM gene encoding dihydroxyacetone kinase phosphoryl donor subunit DhaM, with translation MVGLVVVSHSERAAEGIAEVAAEMAGDTRIEPVGGDGRGGIGTVPDAIEAAIDDADDGDGVVVLVDLGSAVMNADVAVELSDAEAVIADAPVLEGAVNAAVAATDPSATLDSVREQAEAARGMEKL, from the coding sequence ATGGTCGGTCTCGTCGTCGTCTCCCACAGCGAGCGCGCGGCCGAGGGGATCGCCGAAGTGGCCGCAGAGATGGCCGGCGACACCCGGATCGAACCGGTCGGCGGCGACGGGCGGGGCGGGATCGGCACCGTCCCCGACGCGATCGAGGCCGCCATCGACGACGCCGACGACGGCGACGGGGTCGTCGTCCTCGTCGACCTGGGCAGCGCCGTGATGAACGCCGACGTCGCCGTCGAGCTGAGCGACGCGGAGGCCGTCATCGCCGACGCGCCGGTGCTGGAGGGCGCGGTCAACGCGGCCGTCGCCGCCACCGACCCGTCCGCCACGCTCGACTCGGTCCGGGAGCAGGCCGAGGCGGCCCGGGGGATGGAGAAGCTCTAG
- a CDS encoding HPr family phosphocarrier protein translates to MERTVTVVPEAGLHARPASKLVQAVNRFDADVSIGRAEDGDDGLVRADSMLSVSGLNVGHGESVRVVTEGPDAADALDAVCDLLTSEVEGNGDAESGRDGTDGGDPE, encoded by the coding sequence ATGGAACGAACCGTGACGGTGGTCCCCGAGGCGGGCCTCCACGCGCGACCGGCCTCGAAGCTGGTGCAGGCGGTGAACCGCTTCGACGCCGACGTGTCGATCGGTCGCGCGGAGGACGGCGACGACGGGCTGGTCCGCGCCGACAGCATGCTCTCGGTGAGCGGACTGAACGTCGGCCACGGCGAGTCGGTCCGCGTCGTCACCGAGGGCCCGGACGCGGCCGACGCCCTCGACGCGGTCTGTGACCTGCTCACGAGCGAGGTCGAGGGGAACGGAGACGCCGAGAGCGGTCGGGACGGGACCGACGGCGGTGACCCGGAGTGA
- the yqeC gene encoding selenium cofactor biosynthesis protein YqeC, producing MDDVVDALDAAAGTTCLVGAGGKKTTLYALADRLDRAVLTATVRIPIFDREVAEVRVSDDPVGAVEAAATEGTAFPLGLVPERERDDRYRGYDPAVVDEIAVAHDGPVLVKADGARTRLLKAPNEREPQVPSGADRVIPVASVGAVGEPLTAEAVHRPERVAAITDAEVGDEITPELVGRVLAHEAGGLKDVPPEATPIPMINAVDDDADGETAREIARVVHERADVPRVVLARMIAGEVVDVVD from the coding sequence ATGGACGACGTCGTCGACGCGCTCGACGCGGCCGCGGGAACGACCTGTCTCGTCGGCGCCGGCGGGAAGAAGACCACCCTCTACGCGCTCGCCGACCGGCTCGACCGGGCGGTGCTCACGGCGACGGTTCGGATCCCGATCTTCGACCGCGAGGTCGCCGAGGTCCGCGTGAGCGACGACCCGGTCGGCGCGGTCGAGGCTGCGGCGACCGAAGGGACTGCGTTCCCGCTCGGCCTCGTACCGGAGCGCGAGCGAGACGACCGCTACCGGGGGTACGACCCCGCCGTCGTCGACGAGATCGCGGTCGCTCACGACGGTCCGGTGCTCGTGAAGGCGGACGGCGCCCGGACGCGACTGCTCAAGGCGCCGAACGAGCGCGAGCCGCAGGTCCCATCGGGCGCGGACCGCGTGATTCCGGTGGCGAGCGTCGGGGCGGTCGGCGAGCCGCTGACCGCGGAGGCGGTCCACCGGCCCGAGCGCGTGGCCGCGATCACCGACGCCGAGGTCGGCGACGAGATCACCCCCGAACTGGTCGGGCGCGTGCTCGCTCACGAGGCGGGCGGACTGAAGGACGTGCCGCCGGAGGCGACACCGATTCCCATGATAAACGCGGTCGACGACGACGCAGACGGGGAGACCGCGCGGGAGATCGCTCGCGTCGTTCACGAGCGCGCCGACGTGCCCCGGGTCGTGCTCGCGCGGATGATCGCGGGCGAGGTCGTGGACGTCGTCGACTGA
- the engB gene encoding GTP-binding protein EngB yields the protein MFEDRPDRDAEVVLVGRSNVGKSTLMRELTGHDFSTGGKPGVTRQPNHFDWASEGFMFTDLPGFGFMSGVEEEHREAIKTNIVRYLEENADSILAGVVVMDGKAAVDIIDRHAERGNIPHDVEMYGFLEDVGVEPIVAVNKTDKIDDLDERLDEICDRLGLYPPWQQWSDRIAPMCAKRGDIEALEECLRTRFHEHNRDDLLKFVS from the coding sequence ATGTTCGAAGACCGGCCGGACCGCGACGCCGAGGTCGTCCTCGTGGGGCGCTCGAACGTCGGCAAGTCCACGCTGATGCGCGAGCTGACGGGTCACGACTTCTCGACCGGCGGCAAGCCGGGAGTCACCCGTCAGCCGAACCACTTCGACTGGGCCAGCGAGGGATTCATGTTCACCGACCTGCCCGGGTTCGGCTTCATGTCCGGTGTCGAGGAGGAGCACCGCGAGGCGATTAAGACGAACATCGTTCGCTACCTGGAGGAGAACGCCGACTCGATCCTCGCGGGCGTCGTGGTGATGGACGGGAAGGCCGCCGTCGACATCATCGACCGCCACGCCGAGCGCGGGAACATCCCCCACGACGTGGAGATGTACGGCTTCCTGGAGGACGTCGGCGTCGAGCCCATCGTCGCCGTCAACAAGACCGACAAGATCGACGACCTCGACGAGCGGCTCGACGAGATCTGCGACCGGCTGGGGCTGTACCCGCCGTGGCAGCAGTGGTCCGACCGGATCGCGCCGATGTGTGCGAAACGCGGCGACATCGAAGCGTTAGAGGAGTGCCTGCGAACGCGCTTCCACGAACACAACCGCGACGACCTGCTGAAGTTCGTCTCGTAA
- a CDS encoding Na+/H+ antiporter NhaC family protein: MTGAETFGAISLVPPLLAIVLAIVTRKPVLSLFLGIWSGGVIFTTSHGVAQTLDWLVSSIGESAFNAKIILIVLFLGAGVALIWRLGGANAIADAVTARLDSQRKVGGATWLFGMLWFFDDYSNTAIVGTTMREISDEVQISREKLAYIIDSTAAPVATFGISSWVAYQLSMIREGYSAAGVSVEAGEVPNAFALFLQSIPFNMYCLFAVVMVGIVVFTGRDFGEMLDAEHRSATEGKLLRDGAIPMQSAEDSLGDVLTESPQLRFFAVPTLSLMAVVIGGAAYTGLGASEPGASVFEIAGNAAFVDALLWGTFTLVAVALVMGVGSGLANLDEAMETVIDGFGMMLTALTILVMAWTIGTVTTALGTGIYVTNIAENFVTPTLLPVVVLLASAFIAFSTGTSWGTMAIVTPIAVPLAWSVGGATPALLPVAIGTVFSGAIFGDHCSPISDTTILSSTFTGADHIDHVRTQIYYATTVLIVAASLLTVWGATRITPLVLLPIGVATLVGLVYALSEFDANRKDVAATRTVRAGGRSATDDD, from the coding sequence ATGACGGGCGCCGAGACGTTCGGTGCCATCTCGCTGGTGCCGCCGCTCCTGGCGATCGTGCTCGCGATCGTGACGCGGAAGCCGGTCCTCTCGCTGTTCCTGGGGATCTGGTCCGGCGGCGTGATCTTCACGACGAGCCACGGCGTGGCGCAGACGCTGGACTGGCTCGTCTCCTCGATCGGCGAGAGCGCGTTCAACGCGAAGATCATACTGATCGTGTTGTTCCTCGGCGCCGGCGTCGCGCTCATCTGGCGACTCGGCGGGGCGAACGCCATCGCCGACGCGGTGACCGCCAGGCTCGACAGCCAACGGAAGGTCGGCGGGGCGACGTGGCTGTTCGGCATGCTGTGGTTCTTCGACGACTACTCGAACACGGCGATCGTCGGCACCACGATGCGAGAGATATCCGACGAGGTGCAGATATCCCGCGAGAAGCTCGCGTACATCATCGACTCGACGGCCGCGCCCGTCGCGACGTTCGGGATCTCGAGTTGGGTCGCGTACCAACTGAGCATGATCCGCGAGGGGTACAGCGCCGCGGGCGTCTCCGTCGAGGCCGGCGAGGTCCCCAACGCGTTCGCGCTGTTCTTACAGAGCATCCCGTTCAACATGTACTGCCTGTTCGCCGTCGTGATGGTCGGGATCGTCGTCTTCACCGGTCGCGACTTCGGCGAGATGCTCGACGCCGAGCACCGCTCGGCGACCGAGGGGAAGCTCCTGCGAGACGGGGCGATCCCGATGCAGAGCGCCGAAGACAGTCTCGGAGACGTGCTCACCGAGTCGCCGCAGCTCCGGTTCTTCGCCGTCCCGACGCTCTCGCTGATGGCGGTCGTGATCGGCGGCGCGGCTTACACCGGGCTCGGGGCCTCGGAGCCCGGCGCGTCGGTGTTCGAGATCGCCGGCAACGCGGCGTTCGTCGACGCGCTCCTGTGGGGAACGTTCACGCTGGTCGCCGTCGCGCTCGTCATGGGCGTCGGGAGCGGCCTCGCCAACCTCGACGAGGCGATGGAGACCGTGATCGACGGCTTCGGCATGATGCTGACCGCGCTCACGATCCTCGTGATGGCGTGGACGATCGGGACGGTCACCACCGCGCTCGGCACGGGGATCTACGTCACGAACATCGCGGAGAACTTCGTGACCCCGACGCTGCTCCCCGTCGTCGTGCTCCTGGCGTCCGCGTTCATCGCGTTTTCGACGGGCACCTCGTGGGGAACGATGGCGATCGTCACGCCGATCGCGGTCCCGCTGGCGTGGAGCGTCGGCGGCGCCACGCCGGCGCTGCTCCCCGTCGCGATCGGGACCGTGTTCAGCGGCGCCATCTTCGGGGACCACTGCTCGCCCATCTCCGACACGACGATCCTCTCGTCGACGTTCACCGGCGCCGACCACATCGATCACGTCCGCACCCAGATCTACTACGCCACGACGGTGCTGATCGTGGCCGCGTCGCTGCTGACGGTGTGGGGCGCCACCCGGATCACGCCGCTGGTGCTGCTCCCGATCGGCGTGGCCACGCTCGTCGGTCTGGTGTACGCGCTCTCCGAGTTCGACGCGAACCGGAAGGACGTGGCGGCGACCCGCACGGTTCGAGCCGGCGGTCGGTCGGCCACCGACGACGACTAA
- the ptsP gene encoding phosphoenolpyruvate--protein phosphotransferase — protein MRTLTGVGSTPLAGVGTARWYRPEADLTLPDRPDPSAVDADAELARFEDARDEAREAIRNARDRAAERVGEEEAAVFDAHEGFLDDPELVGDVEEAIRDGTPAEHAVRDRFAAAIEQFEDLDGRMAERADDLRDVRDRLLRVLLDADALVDLGDLPDGTVLLAERLTPSDTAALDPDAVAGIATVAGGRTAHAAIIARSLSIPAVVGVGESLRDVEDGDDLLVDGEAGRVVVDPDAETREGAGGNEAPVIAERVATADGRSVEVAANVGSEAELAPAADRGADGIGLFRTEFLFLDREAPPTEDEQYEAVNTALSAFPDDRVVVRTLDVGGDKRVPYLDLPTEPNPFLGRRGIRLSLDEHRDLFETQLRALLRAAASEGDGEGLAVMVPLVSRIEEVEAAAEAVESVAADLAAEGVDHAVPELGAMIETPAGVFLADALAERLDFLSVGTNDLAQYVMAADRENDGVADYHDPLHPAVLRAIDHATSAAAGTDAWVGMCGEMAGDPALTELLVGLGLDELSMSAVTVPAVKERVTEIDSAEARALADEALACETRSEVLDVLGLDRG, from the coding sequence GTGAGGACGCTCACCGGCGTGGGGAGCACGCCGCTCGCGGGCGTCGGGACGGCGCGCTGGTACCGGCCCGAGGCCGACCTGACGCTCCCCGACCGACCCGACCCCTCCGCAGTCGACGCCGACGCCGAACTGGCCCGCTTCGAGGACGCCCGCGACGAGGCCCGCGAGGCGATCCGGAACGCGCGCGACCGGGCCGCCGAGCGCGTCGGCGAGGAGGAGGCCGCGGTGTTCGACGCGCACGAGGGGTTCCTCGACGACCCGGAGCTCGTCGGGGACGTCGAGGAGGCGATCCGCGACGGGACGCCCGCCGAACACGCCGTCCGCGACCGGTTCGCGGCCGCGATCGAGCAGTTCGAGGACCTCGACGGACGGATGGCCGAGCGCGCCGACGACCTCCGGGACGTCCGCGACCGCCTGCTGCGCGTCCTGCTCGACGCCGACGCCCTCGTCGACCTCGGCGACCTCCCGGACGGGACCGTGCTGCTGGCCGAGCGGCTCACCCCGAGCGACACCGCGGCGCTGGACCCCGACGCGGTCGCCGGGATCGCGACCGTCGCGGGCGGGCGAACCGCGCACGCGGCGATCATCGCGCGGTCGCTGTCGATTCCGGCGGTCGTCGGCGTCGGCGAGTCGCTGCGCGACGTGGAAGACGGGGACGACCTGCTCGTCGACGGCGAGGCCGGCCGAGTCGTCGTCGACCCCGACGCGGAGACGCGGGAGGGGGCCGGCGGGAACGAGGCGCCGGTGATCGCCGAGCGCGTCGCGACCGCCGACGGCAGGTCGGTCGAGGTGGCCGCCAACGTCGGGAGCGAGGCGGAACTGGCGCCCGCCGCCGACCGCGGAGCCGACGGGATCGGGCTGTTCCGGACGGAGTTCCTCTTCCTCGACCGCGAGGCGCCGCCGACCGAGGACGAGCAGTACGAGGCAGTGAACACTGCGCTCTCGGCGTTTCCCGACGACCGGGTGGTCGTCAGGACGCTCGACGTCGGCGGCGACAAGCGGGTGCCGTACCTCGACCTGCCGACCGAGCCGAACCCGTTCCTCGGGCGACGGGGGATCCGGCTCTCGCTCGACGAGCACCGCGACCTGTTCGAGACGCAGCTCCGGGCGCTGTTGCGGGCGGCCGCGAGCGAGGGCGACGGCGAGGGGCTCGCCGTGATGGTCCCGCTCGTCTCCCGGATCGAGGAGGTCGAGGCGGCCGCGGAAGCGGTCGAGTCGGTCGCCGCCGACCTCGCCGCCGAGGGCGTCGACCACGCGGTTCCCGAGCTGGGCGCGATGATCGAGACGCCGGCGGGGGTCTTCCTCGCCGACGCGCTCGCCGAGCGGCTCGACTTCCTGAGCGTCGGCACGAACGACCTCGCGCAGTACGTGATGGCGGCCGACCGCGAGAACGACGGTGTCGCCGACTACCACGACCCCCTCCACCCGGCGGTGTTGCGGGCGATCGACCACGCGACGTCGGCCGCCGCAGGGACCGACGCGTGGGTCGGCATGTGCGGCGAGATGGCCGGCGACCCGGCGCTCACGGAGCTGCTGGTCGGGCTCGGGCTCGACGAGCTCAGCATGAGTGCAGTGACCGTCCCGGCGGTGAAAGAGCGGGTGACCGAGATCGACTCGGCGGAGGCGAGGGCGCTCGCCGACGAGGCGCTCGCCTGCGAGACCCGGAGCGAGGTGCTGGACGTCCTCGGGCTCGACCGAGGGTGA
- the dhaK gene encoding dihydroxyacetone kinase subunit DhaK — MKKLINEPDDVVDEMLDGMTAAYPDRLRRLPDTQVLVRDDAPVEGKVALVTGGGSGHEPTHAGYVGDGMLDGAAAGDVFSSPTADEFEALIDACDAGDGVLAIIKNYEGDVMNFETAIELAEMEGVEVESVVVNDDVAVEDSLYTSGRRGVCGTILVHKAAGAKAAAGADLSEVKRVAEKVIDNVGTMGTALTSCVTPEKGEPTFDLGDDEIELGIGIHGEPGTERTELMPADEITDALTEAVLDDLDLDDGREVLTIVNGMGGTPQMELFVVNRRLQELLGERGLETWDAWVGDYMTSLDMMGASVTVCAVDDELKELLGAPADTPALTRTQ, encoded by the coding sequence ATGAAGAAACTGATCAACGAACCGGACGACGTCGTCGACGAGATGCTCGACGGGATGACCGCGGCGTACCCGGACCGGCTCCGCCGGCTCCCGGACACGCAGGTGCTCGTCCGGGACGACGCGCCGGTCGAGGGGAAGGTGGCGCTGGTGACGGGCGGCGGGAGCGGCCACGAGCCGACGCACGCGGGGTACGTCGGCGACGGAATGCTCGACGGGGCGGCCGCGGGCGACGTGTTCTCCTCGCCGACCGCCGACGAGTTCGAGGCGCTCATCGACGCCTGCGACGCCGGCGACGGCGTCCTCGCGATCATCAAGAACTACGAGGGCGACGTGATGAACTTCGAGACCGCCATCGAGCTGGCCGAGATGGAGGGGGTCGAGGTCGAGAGCGTCGTGGTGAACGACGACGTCGCCGTCGAGGACTCGCTGTACACTTCCGGGCGCCGCGGCGTCTGCGGGACGATCCTCGTCCACAAGGCCGCCGGCGCGAAGGCCGCGGCGGGCGCCGACCTCTCGGAGGTCAAGCGCGTCGCCGAGAAGGTGATCGACAACGTCGGCACCATGGGCACCGCGCTCACCTCCTGCGTCACCCCGGAGAAGGGCGAGCCCACCTTCGACCTGGGTGACGACGAGATCGAGCTCGGGATCGGTATCCACGGCGAGCCTGGCACCGAGCGCACCGAGCTGATGCCCGCCGACGAGATCACCGACGCGCTGACGGAGGCGGTCCTCGACGACCTCGACCTCGACGACGGCCGGGAGGTGCTCACGATCGTCAACGGGATGGGCGGCACCCCGCAGATGGAGCTGTTCGTCGTCAACCGCCGGCTCCAGGAGCTGCTCGGCGAGCGCGGCCTGGAGACGTGGGACGCGTGGGTCGGCGACTACATGACCTCGCTCGACATGATGGGCGCCTCCGTCACCGTCTGCGCCGTCGACGACGAGCTGAAGGAACTACTGGGCGCGCCGGCAGACACCCCCGCGCTCACTCGGACCCAATGA
- a CDS encoding arsenic resistance protein, with translation MDLKRALRRRQVAVYAVAVALALAVAVGRPGAAPLVERLIDPVLVVLLYATFLEIPFVRLRRAFTDGRFLAAALATNFLVVPAVVWILTRALPANPAILVGAFMVLLTPCIDYVITFTELAGGDAERITAITPALMLVQLALLPAYLWLFMGREVAAVIEARPFVEAFLTIIALPLALAWLTEAWAERSGRGAAWQDAMGWLPVPAMGATLFVVVASQFPRVSESIGQIAAVVPVYVAFLAVMPLLARVAAGLVGLDVGASRALAFTSVTRNSLVVLPLALALPAGYELAPAVVVTQTLVELAGMVALTRVVPAWLLPEAPERISLGGIRSGE, from the coding sequence ATGGATCTCAAACGGGCGCTGCGCCGCCGGCAGGTCGCCGTCTACGCGGTCGCCGTCGCGCTCGCCCTGGCGGTCGCCGTCGGCCGGCCGGGCGCGGCGCCGCTCGTCGAGCGGCTCATCGACCCCGTGCTGGTCGTTCTCCTCTACGCGACGTTCCTCGAGATCCCCTTCGTGCGCCTGCGGCGCGCGTTCACCGACGGGCGGTTCCTCGCGGCGGCGCTCGCGACCAACTTCCTCGTCGTCCCCGCCGTCGTCTGGATCCTGACGCGGGCGCTCCCCGCGAACCCCGCGATCCTCGTCGGCGCGTTCATGGTGTTGCTGACGCCGTGTATCGACTACGTGATCACCTTCACGGAGCTCGCGGGCGGGGACGCGGAGCGGATCACGGCGATCACGCCGGCGCTCATGCTGGTCCAGCTCGCGCTGCTGCCGGCGTACCTCTGGCTGTTCATGGGGCGGGAGGTCGCCGCCGTCATCGAGGCGAGACCGTTCGTGGAGGCGTTCCTGACGATCATCGCGCTGCCGCTGGCGCTGGCGTGGCTCACCGAGGCGTGGGCGGAGCGGTCCGGGCGCGGCGCGGCGTGGCAGGACGCGATGGGGTGGCTCCCCGTGCCGGCGATGGGCGCGACGCTGTTCGTCGTCGTCGCCTCGCAGTTCCCGCGGGTGAGCGAGTCGATCGGACAGATCGCGGCGGTCGTCCCCGTGTACGTCGCTTTCCTCGCGGTCATGCCGCTCCTCGCGCGGGTCGCGGCCGGGCTGGTCGGGCTCGACGTCGGGGCGAGCCGGGCGCTCGCGTTCACGTCCGTCACGCGGAACTCGCTGGTCGTGCTCCCGCTCGCGTTAGCGCTTCCCGCGGGCTACGAGCTGGCGCCCGCCGTCGTCGTGACGCAGACGCTCGTAGAGCTGGCGGGAATGGTCGCGCTCACGCGAGTCGTGCCGGCGTGGCTCCTCCCCGAGGCGCCCGAGAGGATCTCGCTGGGAGGTATTCGGTCGGGGGAGTGA
- a CDS encoding FxsA family protein, which translates to MRPRTLLALLLVVPLVDALFLIVVATRLGWAVTVALVVLTAVLGMLLLRAEGRATLARVQRKLARGEPPTDELLDGGLLIAAGAFLLTPGLVTDAVGFLLALPLSRVPIRMALKRYVVVPYLDSETGGFASGNVFIGGFPGDGDGAGAGGFTMGSGFGGDGFGDAAGDDPDDFPGADGAGGRGGSGNGGSDDGGDRFDDPDHADDVVDVDFTVEDEESERTD; encoded by the coding sequence ATGCGCCCGCGCACGCTGCTCGCGCTGCTGCTCGTCGTCCCCCTCGTGGACGCGCTGTTCCTGATCGTGGTCGCGACGCGGCTCGGGTGGGCGGTCACGGTCGCGCTGGTCGTGCTGACCGCCGTGCTCGGCATGCTCCTCTTGCGCGCCGAAGGCCGGGCGACGCTCGCGCGCGTCCAACGCAAGCTCGCCCGCGGCGAACCCCCGACCGACGAGCTGCTCGACGGCGGCCTGCTGATCGCCGCCGGCGCGTTCCTGCTCACGCCCGGGCTCGTCACGGACGCGGTCGGCTTCCTGCTCGCGCTCCCGCTCTCTCGGGTCCCGATCCGGATGGCGCTCAAGAGGTACGTCGTGGTGCCGTACCTCGACAGCGAAACCGGTGGCTTCGCCTCCGGCAACGTGTTCATCGGCGGGTTCCCCGGCGACGGGGACGGAGCCGGTGCGGGCGGCTTCACGATGGGGAGCGGGTTCGGCGGCGACGGGTTCGGCGACGCCGCCGGCGACGACCCCGACGACTTCCCCGGCGCGGACGGCGCCGGCGGACGCGGCGGCAGCGGAAACGGCGGGAGCGACGACGGCGGCGACCGCTTCGACGACCCGGACCACGCCGACGACGTGGTCGACGTCGATTTCACGGTCGAAGACGAGGAGTCCGAGCGAACCGACTGA
- the dhaL gene encoding dihydroxyacetone kinase subunit DhaL: MSGEEDGEAASAGEATDGAAVVAAVEAVADRFESERDHLTELDSAIGDADHGGNMARGWAAAAEAARDLDDPDPQAVCRTVGKTLMAEVGGASGPLFGGSFVFASAELDDGVTAESAVAFAETYLEKVEDRGDARVGDQTVVDALTPAVHTFKKSVETDDLPPLEALAKAVDAAERGVAFTVPIRARKGRASYLGWRSVGHQDPGATSALFILEELLATAADALDSEVPDVDATSPTIPDEAPEETAGDGDGDATPEDED, encoded by the coding sequence ATGAGCGGGGAGGAAGACGGGGAGGCGGCGTCGGCGGGTGAGGCGACCGACGGCGCCGCCGTCGTCGCCGCGGTCGAGGCGGTCGCCGATCGCTTCGAGTCGGAGCGCGACCACCTCACCGAGCTCGACTCCGCCATCGGCGACGCCGACCACGGCGGGAACATGGCCCGCGGCTGGGCGGCGGCCGCCGAGGCCGCTCGGGACCTCGACGACCCCGATCCTCAGGCCGTCTGCAGGACGGTCGGGAAGACGCTCATGGCCGAGGTCGGCGGGGCCTCCGGCCCGCTGTTCGGGGGCTCGTTCGTGTTCGCGAGCGCCGAGCTCGACGACGGCGTCACCGCCGAGAGCGCCGTGGCGTTCGCCGAGACCTACCTGGAGAAGGTCGAGGACCGCGGCGACGCCCGGGTGGGCGACCAAACGGTGGTCGACGCGCTCACGCCCGCGGTCCACACGTTCAAGAAGTCGGTCGAGACGGACGACCTCCCGCCGCTCGAAGCGCTCGCGAAGGCGGTCGACGCGGCCGAGCGCGGCGTCGCGTTCACCGTTCCGATCCGGGCGCGGAAGGGGCGCGCCTCCTACCTCGGCTGGCGCTCGGTCGGCCATCAGGACCCCGGCGCGACGAGCGCGCTGTTCATCCTCGAGGAGCTGCTCGCGACCGCCGCCGACGCGCTCGACAGCGAGGTTCCGGACGTCGACGCGACCTCGCCGACGATCCCGGACGAGGCGCCCGAAGAGACGGCGGGCGACGGAGACGGCGACGCAACCCCGGAGGACGAGGACTGA
- a CDS encoding DUF1405 domain-containing protein, translating to MDIVGALGRDPPERESLPRWVAPLPKALEDVAFRFAWVIVAINLVGTAFGFWYYRFQFQEVPVEMWAFVPDSPGATLLIALALAAWAVGRSSDTLATLAFFGNIKLGLWTPYVLVVFAPRFVETSGPPLYAFLLVSHLGMVVQAFVLHRITDFPPKAVAVATAWYTVDLLMDYFVPVTGGVTHTSLPYADATPWFTTTVLQVAAAGAVALTVVPLFWTLGTHVESLRSRYGRDDDAETPGGDSPHP from the coding sequence ATGGACATCGTCGGCGCGCTCGGACGCGACCCCCCGGAGCGCGAGTCGCTGCCGCGGTGGGTCGCGCCGCTGCCGAAGGCGCTGGAGGACGTCGCCTTCCGGTTCGCGTGGGTCATCGTCGCGATCAACCTCGTCGGCACCGCGTTCGGCTTCTGGTACTACCGATTCCAGTTCCAAGAGGTGCCCGTCGAGATGTGGGCGTTCGTCCCGGACAGCCCGGGCGCGACGCTGCTCATCGCGCTCGCGCTGGCGGCGTGGGCGGTCGGCCGGTCGAGCGACACCCTCGCGACGCTCGCCTTTTTCGGCAATATCAAGCTCGGGCTGTGGACCCCCTACGTGCTCGTCGTCTTCGCGCCGCGGTTCGTCGAGACGTCGGGGCCGCCGCTGTACGCGTTCCTCCTCGTGAGCCACCTCGGGATGGTGGTGCAGGCGTTCGTCCTCCACCGGATCACGGACTTTCCGCCGAAGGCGGTCGCGGTCGCGACCGCGTGGTACACCGTCGACCTCCTGATGGACTACTTCGTCCCCGTCACCGGCGGCGTGACCCACACCTCGCTGCCGTACGCCGACGCCACGCCGTGGTTCACCACCACGGTGCTGCAGGTCGCGGCCGCCGGCGCGGTCGCGCTCACCGTCGTCCCGCTGTTCTGGACGCTCGGGACGCACGTCGAGTCGCTCCGGTCGCGGTACGGACGCGACGATGACGCGGAGACTCCCGGCGGCGACAGCCCGCATCCCTGA